The Amphiura filiformis chromosome 8, Afil_fr2py, whole genome shotgun sequence genomic sequence taattcattggtagagcaccagcgcagtcacttTCGGAgtcttatttcacccttatacagataaACCTTATTATACcaaattttttttccaataatgGAACATATTGCACTAATTCTGGACTTAACTTGTAATCATTTATGAAGAAAGAAACACCATGCATACATTTAACATGTTCAGAAAAGGTACCCTTTTAATTTAAGAACAAGTGTTTTGAACCCACAGGTTATTTTACTCTTTTCATTTTTTGCTTGGTGGTGTCAGGCATGATCATATCATAATATATTATGAGCGACTGCCAAGATTTCCAGACATCTTTGGCAAGTGCTTCTTATAAGTACTTAGCcaagaaaaaaatctaaaatgtaTTTGATTGGCAATGCAACATGTTTTAATTCCTTGCCATGTCTGGCTAGCTAGTGTAAAGAAGTTCACAAGTCTTGCATGAGAAATGTATAATAAGACAAGTCACATTCCTATTGGTTCTTATAAACACTTACCTGTCTATCTGGTAGGTGAAAAAATGCAGAATCCTTCGATAGCTGATATGAAGAAATTCAAGTTTAAGGTACTTATAAGTTATGGCCCTGTTTGAGATATAGGTGGAAAAGATGCATGCAATTGTTATGAAATGTTCACAGCTAGACTTTGGTTGAGTGTAACAAAGTCCATGTGTGTCTTGAGTACATTATAATCCGGGCACAGAGCCAAGATTTTATAGGTCTAAGGAAATAAGTTTATTACTGTGGGGTTATATGTGGTGCCAATGAGTAGTTTTTCGCTTAAATTTATGTTGAATCATGGGTACAAGAAGTGGTTAGTCCTACTTATTTGGTTAATAAATCAAGAGATTCAGAGGATGGTACAGATTTAGGTGGTGAAgatacagatttatttaagtaGAATTGTGAATTTACatatatgcaatattgcttaaaactacacttaagttgtagttctgtatgtgaaatagtaaATTTcctgatatcgtatttaaagtgcatttcatactggtctatctcgagatagaccagtatgtgatgcatctGAAGTCACATCACCGTTCGCGAAAttgagatagcccccaagatagaccagtatgaaatgcactttaaTTACGATATCAGGAAATTAACTCTTTCACATACAGAActgcaactttagtgtagttttaagcaatattgtacatgtaaatataattcaagattaaATAAATCTGGTAAGTATATGGccttaatttaaaaccactttcatgaaaatccatagtctaattgaattatagaaaggtaaacttaatattTCTAGAATTTTCTAGAAATGCATGTGTTTTGAAATAGACCAGCATGTGATGCGCCCGACGGATTGATCAGCGTGATTCTAAATCTATTTTATCAGTATATGTTTGGCCGAATGCTAAATTAGCGATTATTCTTTGTTAAAATCATATTAGGCTTGAAATCTGTTGAAGAGGATAGTAGACAGATGCTGCAGTACTGCACcgttaggcctcgtatccataggctgttcccttgtggcgtgtgcccttgttccgtgtttactttttcccatgtgacctgccacacagacaacgaatctttcttttgctttttttcgctacggttcgttgtctgtgtggcaggtcacatgggaaaaagtaaacaaggaacaagggcacacgccgcaagggaacagcctatggatacgaggccttaactAACCCTGTATTCAAGAGAATTCATGCGAAACATGATTTTGGCAAAAGGATGAATCACTATTTAGCATTGTGACAAACTCATAATGATATATAGGACAGGTTCCAATACATTGCAAAGATATGTACAAAGAATCTTATTAAGACATAATTCTATTTCAGGAAATTTCAAACATCAAAAAGTTTTAATGACATTCTATCGTACATAACAATAATTAGGCATAGGTATCATAGTAAGTCACCATGGTAAttaaaagtacatgtataattacaaaatatacaCTCCATACATCCTAAAGCTATGAGAATGTTGATTATAGGAGTTGAACTTGTACAAATTTGTGTCTAGAATAGGCGGTTATCAATTTGGCATCAATATTATGAGAAAAttcaacaattaacaatttaaacaattaaccaacTTTGAAAATCTATGCTAACCACTATCTcatcaaaatattatgaaaattaaATTAGCAAAACCAATTCTTATACTTTTGTCCCTTTTTCACATTTGTGACCATTTTCCTGTCTCCCAAGGTTTTCCACCCAGTGCACTGAAACACCCaaagactattccagttgaaatctccGTTTTTTTTCTGAGTTCACCGACCGAGTTATGGCTGACACGTCTCGTGCATGTGTCTCATTGAATCAataatgtataaaaaaaaaaatttaaaaaaaagcaaaaaaaaaagcgcagtgatttatagtgcgctacgctttGGCACTagcgcctagatgttgatccacaagcctcagcacactttacagtgtgTGTaaatcgctattcgtcttacgtcttatttatacACCCCAGCTGTGTGAAGCTTAATAATGATTGGAAAGCTAATCATGCATTGGCAATAAttataggcactggaatgaaattgcaattttctttgttttacctcaattgttggctcaaaattaaaaggggacataatgtgatcagttaaaactaccattttgcgcaaaacaaataagaatctattttttattgaaatcaCACATTAAAGCTTAAAGGCAATGCCAGGAGAAAGGGTGTGTTATATGTTACTAAAATGCAAATGCAAGACAGGgttaagatggtactacacccttgataaatttgtgactatttttgcattttctgaaaaaataataacacactggtaacaaaagttatgtatattatagggcaaggaatccagttactacactggcatttcagtgactcaagacaagcggttcattatttatgataagaaaagaggtaccgctagaatgtacctcatttcttaatatatataatgaaccacatgtcttgaatcactgaaatttcagtgaagtaattggattccttgcccctataatatacataacttttgttaccagttatttttggagaaaaatgcaaaattagtcacaaaatgtatcagggggtgtagtaccaccttaaattcaTACGAAGTTGTCCAATAAGTATATACAGTTTAATAACATTGGTTTGACTTTACTTGTTCTATGTCAGTTCAGAGTTATATTTCATAAAGCAGGAACCCAGAAAAGCTGGAATATCTATAGGAATGGCTGTGAAGTTTTTGTCCATTGTGATGACCAAATTTCAACCAGACTTGGTCTCCAGCCTCTAGGTTCAAGATTGCAGAATTGCTGGTTTGGTCAAAatcagtagcagtagtagtatgGGCCAATGCAGTCACAACCAAATTGTCATTCTTAACAAGCCTGATATGGGGTTGTGTAGGTGTGTATACGCCCATAGAAAACATGAACACATAAATTCCAGGAATTTGACATGTGAACTTGTTTGATTGAAGACTAAAATGACCATCAATATTGACCGTAACCTCCTGGAATGTGACCACATCATCAACGTTTCCAGTTTGGTCATTCATTTTGACCGCTGTGAATGCTGATTTTCTGCACTGTCCACAGTCGCCTTTCTCTCCTTTCATCCCAATTATTCCGGCCCGTCCGGGTATGCCTTGATTTCCTTCAGGACCCATGGGTCCCCTTGGTCCAGTCTTTCCAGGGAGGCCTACCCCCTGTAAACCCTGATCTCCTTTTTCTCCTCTCTGTCCCTGTGGTCCAGGAAGGCCTACTTCTCCAAATCCAGTGTCTCCTTTGTCTCCTTTGATATTCATACCAGCCTCACCTTTGTCTCCTCTCATCCCGTCCCGTCCGTCCCGTCCTGGTAGACCATTATGTCCTGGTGTGCCTGGGACACCACCTTGGCAGCAAGTATTACAGTTGTGTTCAGGTTGATTCTGTGTTTGCTGACTTTGAGTGGATACCAGGGATGAGATGACAGTAATTGTCAAGAATGCAATGGACAGGAACATCTTGTGATCTGTGAGTGGAATATCGATAACATCAATCAAAGTATCAATAATTGTCCCACAATGGCAATATTTGTTGATCCAATGAACTaaaattgggtcaaaatataGGTTGGGAGCTAtgacaatttaaaattttgccaAACTTTTTGCTAAACGAGCTACAATGTTGAAAGTTGGACTGAAAACTCTAGCATGATTCTTAACTGGGAGTCTTCAGGATTGTCACGGACCCTGATTTAATTTAGAATACTTGTTTTCAatccatgtttgtttttttactcttttcatTGCTTGATGGTGCACAGCATATATTTGAGCGACTTTCTAAGATTTCCAGACTCACAATTAACCCATTTGTCAAGTGCTGCTTGCAAGTACTTAAGTGTACTGGCAACCTGTTTAACTTACTTGCCTGGCTAGCTAGTGTTAATGAAGTTCACCAGTCTTGCATGAGAAAATGTAAAATAAGCAAAGTTACAATCCTACTGGTTTTTACTTACCTGTGCTCCTGTGTATCCTGTAGGTGAAAAATGCAGAATCCTTTGATAGTGATGTGAAGAAATTCAAGTTTAAGGTACTTATGGCCCTGTTTTAATATAGCAGGTGGAAAAGAGGCATTCAATTGTCATGAAATGTTCAACACTATGACCCAAAATGATCTCCTCTCTGAAGGAAAAGTCCAATAACCTCTATTCAGTATGCATGGCTCAGAGTTGACCTCAGGTTTGGATTTATGAGCTCAACATACTCAAAGTTCATTCCATGCATGTATAATTCTATTGAGGTTAAGAACTCTgtactgatagatgagcatatttgaGATCCTAACGTGAGCACATCAGAACTAGGGCACAGAGCCAAGGCTTTATAGACCAACGGAAACATGGTTAttgatttcatttattttatctttattctgGTAAGCTCTTTCAATGCATAAGTACTGATCTCCCAAGAGTTCCACATCAGACAATGTAAATTACAAAATGCAAAGAATACAATGAAATTTAGAAATTTATGTGGGATTATAATAagttgtgattctagcatcctatATTTATGGATATATATCCataaaagtttattcccaaaatttcagttgattctgaagTTATGGATGATTCTGTATATATTACATCACTCCAGGAGcactgtgctgtaattttgttctgtaaaCAGGATAAAATTTGGCTATATTTTTGCTAAGCAAATGAATCTGAAAGAaataatttgcacacaaatattatgtagccagaggtttccagttgtagaaaaatattaactttttttttaaagtgggggatgaggctctggatcataaaattacattaatttaTGTATCGTGATTGCAGCATTCCTCTATACCCACCCTACAAACCACATACCCCCACAGTGCCCACACACACCCTTTTTGGTAAATTGTGCAAAATAGGGACATGTGTGTGCGTAAAAGTTTCAAACTATGCAGTTTATTGAAGCTTTCATTTATACAATTAGtccaggccctagctagaacccggcctacaccggatagggtagagattttgacacttgatttgggttattggacctttgaggttaaagaaTCACGGAGGTGCTTTTTTAAAGCGGCTGGTCGAGAGTTCAAGATGGccatggccattttgaaaattttaaattttagttttcactcaatattcatgtgtaatacatcattctataggtttttgcatacaaggaatcaatttctgacattatttttatgattgaaggtcagtataacatgtttacattcaaaatggccacttgaatggttgccaaaagatggggttttcattcaaatgcatttagaattcaatattttaacttatttgatgttaaaaataaccatgggatgctgatattatggtgacaacaaagcataagtcgtctatgtcatttctatcatctcctggatatgtttaaaaatcaaaatggctgccaaaatggccataAAATagtctttttcattaaaatgtgttacaggagtattataaagtaccagatttacaatgaaatggtgccaaacattgtgttcttttgtattcaaagtatccctctggtaaaggggtaacaatatgacatcggcatcaattaatattatctcatatgggcatgtaaacattcaaaatggccgccaaaatggctgcaaaacatgattttgttcattaaaatggtatttaaaacagcattttaatagacgttgtgttaaatatttccatgggcgctgatataatgttaaagggatatttctatcccaatttcttcctgctcatgtgttttacattcataaaagaatcttaaatcctaaatttcatgcaaatcggacattccgttggcgaattatggactataacataccgtatatttcaatggtccataggattgtgtgttatactttcgttggcgacagaataaaattcaaaatcgaacatgttggcggtttctctggaaagggaatatatttgcaagattcctcttgcacatgatcattatgcacctagtatataaggggtcccgttggtatgagcatgccggcagaatcattttacgacagaatgttaaccatatgccatgaagctgaaaaatgacatctcctgtaaaaactggtatcttgaaagttggtgtaacagtcatttaaaagaatataatatactcttttaaatgactgttacactcaacatcaaaatattattttggtggccaagttgaattttaaacatgcccaattacccataagtccatgctgttttcctattactgctatgctataatgattatgtgggaaaatactctccttttatggcaccatccccttgaaaaccagatacctagtgtcgctgtaacagattttgatgaaacaataatattttggtggccattttgggagtcacttttatttctttgaacttacccatgggataattttgaatgacatattttacgttacccttctgccacaaagatatttttggatctcgaagaaagcactcatgtggcaccatttccttaaaaaatcagataaattacatgttgttgagacataatattatcaatttaaaaactacttgcatggtcattttggagaaaaaacgaaaagaaagaaagcactattgttgcacataatacactatgtaaattgtaagttgctggaaggtatgggtcttgcttaaaatgccatatagttgaaagctttccatcctgtttctgtttttcggaatttgatggaaaacaaaaatagactatggggcaggttggcccacttgtgctggggcaggttgcccccattgtgtttatgggcaagagttatgcatactttctccattttcacccattttgtgtcaaatgaagcaaaatacaatttacacaccaacactagtcagttccatggataaaattgttcaaaggcggagtatagtacaaaaaaatctatattgttgtcctatttgagcactttttgactggaaatagcaatatttcaatatcatatttctttataattgggaatttgtacataaaaagtaattcatcactcagaatagttaataatgaacaaaaaagtcaattacaattgttatccatagcctttcagtttttcgttatgggttttataagatgattggttaacgttatttccttgattttagctatttcctcaagaatgacccatgatggcataaaatgaattttatttttgattatcttagaactatgataggtgatatcttaccgcagttgtaactttagaatgttttattggaaataaatatggcaataacacacggttgtgcatagagggccaacctgccccgtttggtgggccaacctgccccggcctggttaattttcttttcgctctctcctacaactactataacttttgtataagtcacagagccatataaatttgttagcatttacctagagtaaacagctctcaagtatcaaattgagagcctcctaatccacaaactgagctctccagataagtggggaaaaagggggccaacctgccccggtctcccttactaggtgcataatgatcatgtgcaaaaggaatcttgcaaatttatcttatacatttataatttatatctagagaaacgggccgaaatgttcgattttgaatttcattctgtcgacaacgaaagtatcacacacaatcctatggaccattgaaatatatgttatagcccataattcgccaactgaatgtccgatttgcatgaaaatttgggtttaggtttctttcatgaatgtaaaaacacatgagcaggaagaaatttggatagaaatactcctttaacattatatcagcgttcaatgaaaatatttaacacaacatctattaaaatgctgttttaaatatcattttaatgaaaaaatcatgtttttgcagccattttggcggccattttgaatgtttacatgcccatgagatcatattaattgatgctgatgtcatattgttacccctttaccagagagatactttgaatacaaaagaacacaatgtttggcaccatttcattgtaaatctggtacttcataatactcctgtaacacattttaatgaaaaagacgATTTTatgccattttggcagccattttgattgttaaacatatccaggattatagaaatgacatagacaactgaccataatatcagcaacccatggttattttaacatcaaataagttaaaatattgaattctaaatacattttaatgaaaaccccatcttttggcaaccatttggcggccattttgaatgtaaacatgttatactgaccttcaatcataaaaataatgtcagaaattgattccttgtatgcaaaaacctatagaatgatgtattacacatgaatattgagtgaaaactaaaatttaaaattttcaaaatggcatggcatcatcttggatttctcgaattAGCAGCCGCTTTgcaaaagcacctctgtgattcgttaacctcaaaggtccaataacccaaatcaagtgtcaaaatctctaccctatccggtgtaggccgggttctagctagggccaggaCTAAATACAAGTGGTAAAATCGTTGTCTGTTCActactgtcgtatctcaaaaggctgccttctgtgatttttgtctcgcctgataaggcaggagactatataatcacttttccgtatgtatgtgtgtgtgggggtgggtgtgggggtgtgtgcgtgtgtgacaaatttgattaaagttttggttttcgcctattttctcggagactaggagtcgcacgtttctcaaacttggtgggtgggtgcatcttgacccgagacaaaaccggtttgtattggttagtgggtcaaggtcactgaggacctctagaggtcatctgaggtcaaattagtaaaaactgtcgtatgggcatgaaacttggtaggtacagtcaacatttcaagccaaattttttgaaggtcatttcaagggcaCCAGGGGGCATCTGACGTTAAATAAGTATAatctgtcggatgggcatgaaacttggtgggtacagtcaacatttaaagccaaattttggaaggtcatttcggggtcaccaggggtcatctgaggtcaaattagtaaaaactatcggatgtgcatgaaacttggtgggtacagtcaacatttaaagccaaatttttggaaggtcattttgaggtcaccaggggtcatctgaggtcaaattagtaaaactgtcgatggacatgaaacttggtgggtacagtcaacatttaaagccaaatttttggaagattatttcaaggccaccaggggtcatctgaggtcaaattagtaaaaactgttgtgtg encodes the following:
- the LOC140159405 gene encoding uncharacterized protein, whose product is MFLSIAFLTITVISSLVSTQSQQTQNQPEHNCNTCCQGGVPGTPGHNGLPGRDGRDGMRGDKGEAGMNIKGDKGDTGFGEVGLPGPQGQRGEKGDQGLQGVGLPGKTGPRGPMGPEGNQGIPGRAGIIGMKGEKGDCGQCRKSAFTAVKMNDQTGNVDDVVTFQEVTVNIDGHFSLQSNKFTCQIPGIYVFMFSMGVYTPTQPHIRLVKNDNLVVTALAHTTTATDFDQTSNSAILNLEAGDQVWLKFGHHNGQKLHSHSYRYSSFSGFLLYEI